The Methanocella arvoryzae MRE50 genome includes a region encoding these proteins:
- a CDS encoding UDP-glucose dehydrogenase family protein, giving the protein MKISIIGTGYVGTVTGTCFAHRGNDVICVDVDPGRINKINQGIPPIYEEGLEELLKEHAGKNLEATADYDYAITNSDISFICVPTPTDASGKIDLRFIREASRSIGERLKNKSSYHVVVVKSTVVPETTEKVVTPILEQASGKKAGKDFGVGMNPEFLREGKAVYDFMNPDRIVVGADDPMAGEVIRNLYAGYTCPILTADTKTAEMIKYVSNAFLATKISFSNEVGNICKLLGIDTYKVMEGVGLDARISPHFLRSGLGFGGSCFPKDVKALVGKASEVDYEPILLKTVLEVNERQPLIALRLLKKHVPDLNGKKIAVLGLAFKNDTDDIRESRAIPLIGMLLAEGAVVTAYDPMASEHMKNVYPNISYFSNAGDALDGADACLIATEWGEFGKLNGEFGRMKSKIVIDGRRVVNPDIKGITYEGICW; this is encoded by the coding sequence ATGAAGATCAGCATTATCGGAACGGGTTATGTGGGTACCGTGACAGGTACCTGTTTCGCGCACAGAGGCAATGACGTTATCTGCGTGGACGTCGACCCCGGCCGTATAAATAAGATCAACCAGGGCATTCCGCCCATCTACGAGGAAGGGCTGGAAGAACTTTTAAAAGAGCATGCCGGCAAGAACCTGGAAGCGACGGCGGACTACGATTACGCCATAACGAACAGCGACATCTCCTTCATCTGCGTTCCCACTCCTACAGACGCCAGCGGCAAGATCGATCTCCGGTTTATCCGGGAGGCGAGCCGCAGCATCGGTGAGCGCCTGAAGAACAAGTCCTCCTATCACGTAGTTGTTGTCAAGAGCACCGTGGTGCCCGAAACCACTGAAAAGGTCGTCACCCCGATTCTGGAGCAGGCCTCCGGGAAGAAGGCGGGCAAGGACTTCGGCGTGGGCATGAACCCCGAGTTTCTGAGAGAGGGCAAAGCGGTCTACGACTTCATGAACCCCGACCGCATCGTCGTGGGCGCGGACGATCCGATGGCCGGCGAAGTCATCAGAAATCTGTACGCCGGCTACACGTGCCCCATTCTTACAGCGGACACCAAGACCGCCGAGATGATCAAGTACGTCTCCAACGCGTTCCTGGCGACCAAGATCTCGTTCTCCAACGAGGTCGGCAACATCTGCAAGCTCCTCGGTATCGATACGTATAAAGTCATGGAAGGCGTGGGCCTGGATGCTAGAATTTCCCCGCACTTCCTCCGGTCCGGCCTCGGCTTCGGCGGCAGCTGCTTCCCTAAGGACGTAAAGGCGCTGGTCGGCAAGGCCTCCGAGGTGGACTACGAGCCTATTCTGCTCAAGACTGTGCTCGAGGTCAACGAGAGGCAGCCGCTGATCGCCTTGAGGCTGCTGAAGAAACACGTCCCCGACCTGAACGGCAAGAAGATCGCCGTGCTCGGCCTGGCGTTCAAGAACGACACCGACGATATCCGGGAGTCCAGGGCAATCCCCTTAATCGGCATGCTGCTGGCAGAAGGTGCCGTCGTGACTGCCTATGATCCCATGGCTTCGGAGCACATGAAAAATGTCTACCCCAACATCTCCTACTTCAGCAACGCGGGCGACGCCCTCGATGGTGCCGACGCGTGCCTGATCGCTACTGAGTGGGGCGAGTTCGGCAAGCTCAACGGCGAGTTCGGGCGGATGAAGTCGAAGATCGTGATCGACGGCCGCAGGGTGGTCAATCCGGATATCAAAGGCATCACCTACGAAGGCATCTGCTGGTGA
- a CDS encoding NifB/NifX family molybdenum-iron cluster-binding protein — MPAINNAGMDAGLHDGFTGCKFAIVVNVDNDRIKKDFEAVPVDEGTDTGRLVFTLKGKGVEAVIVKSLTERERQMIAGTGMQVHVGAVGTVWDAVRSYIDGRLEDRSDLNPCEGHCHG; from the coding sequence GTGCCAGCAATTAATAACGCAGGAATGGACGCAGGCCTGCATGACGGTTTCACCGGATGTAAGTTCGCTATCGTAGTTAACGTGGATAATGACAGGATAAAGAAGGATTTCGAAGCCGTCCCGGTGGATGAGGGAACTGACACAGGCAGGCTGGTGTTTACGCTGAAAGGGAAAGGCGTAGAAGCGGTGATTGTCAAATCGCTGACAGAGCGGGAGCGCCAGATGATCGCGGGCACAGGCATGCAGGTGCATGTGGGAGCTGTGGGCACAGTATGGGATGCAGTACGCTCGTACATCGATGGCCGGCTGGAGGACAGGTCAGATCTGAACCCGTGCGAGGGACACTGCCATGGTTAA